From a region of the Streptomyces sp. B21-083 genome:
- a CDS encoding carbohydrate ABC transporter permease codes for MSAPVIDPVRATAPRTTGKRSGKAKRTTPARFDTALGWNDKPGTAWALRILLCATAVAIFAAPFLAILSGAFTKNASGSSLSFLPHDSTLLNFTVAGERGIWDYFSNSLVIAGGGLLLQLVVCTLAAYALARHRFRGQALILTLFMLTMMLPEEVIAIPLSLVLGDVPVVHLDLKGTVWGVILPLGAWGFSVMMLTEFMKDIPDEIEEAARLDGVGELRMLWQIVLPLCKPALGVAGVLGFIMIWDQYLLPLIAAKDPTDYTVTVALSVLRTDPEVGSGVVLAGAVIALIPSLIVYLLLQRSLVSGIAAGATKG; via the coding sequence ATGAGCGCCCCCGTCATCGACCCCGTCCGGGCGACCGCACCGAGGACCACGGGCAAGCGGTCCGGCAAGGCGAAGCGGACCACTCCGGCCCGCTTCGACACCGCTCTCGGCTGGAACGACAAGCCGGGCACCGCCTGGGCCCTGCGGATCCTGCTCTGCGCGACAGCCGTGGCCATCTTCGCGGCGCCCTTCCTCGCGATCCTCTCGGGTGCCTTCACGAAGAACGCCAGCGGCTCGTCGCTGTCCTTCCTGCCGCACGACAGCACACTGCTGAACTTCACGGTGGCCGGCGAGCGCGGCATCTGGGACTACTTCTCCAACTCGCTCGTCATAGCGGGCGGCGGGCTGCTCCTCCAGCTCGTGGTCTGCACACTCGCCGCGTACGCGCTGGCCAGGCACCGTTTCCGCGGCCAGGCCCTGATACTGACCCTGTTCATGCTGACGATGATGCTGCCCGAGGAGGTCATCGCGATCCCGCTGTCACTGGTCCTCGGTGACGTCCCGGTGGTCCACCTCGACCTCAAGGGCACCGTCTGGGGCGTCATCCTCCCGCTGGGTGCCTGGGGCTTCTCGGTGATGATGCTGACCGAGTTCATGAAGGACATCCCCGACGAGATCGAGGAGGCCGCCCGCCTCGACGGCGTCGGCGAGCTGCGCATGCTGTGGCAGATCGTGCTGCCGCTGTGCAAGCCCGCGCTCGGTGTGGCCGGCGTCCTCGGCTTCATCATGATCTGGGACCAGTACCTGCTGCCGCTGATCGCCGCCAAGGACCCCACCGACTACACGGTGACCGTCGCCCTGTCCGTCCTGCGCACCGACCCCGAGGTCGGCTCCGGGGTGGTGCTGGCGGGCGCGGTCATCGCCCTCATACCCAGTCTGATCGTCTATCTGCTCCTTCAGCGCTCGCTGGTCTCCGGCATCGCCGCCGGTGCCACCAAGGGCTGA
- a CDS encoding carbohydrate ABC transporter permease: MTATVTTPAARGGRRPTKKALVPWLFLAPGLLLALVFKFWPMAKGVWLSFFDVRPFLGDRWTGLDNYTRVLTDHRFQDAIGHTLVLGIGQSLGAIVLGFVLALLLEGQARLLKIVRTAVFLPAVTATAVVGELWRLMYYPTSDGLLNSGLNLFGLGPVQFLDNPDLALWSTMAMGIWIWAPYNMVIIMAGLAGVDRSLYEAAAMDGVSLWQRLRYVTLPAIRPALGIVLTLAAIRGLRVFTEVYVLTGGGPAGSTEVWMTRAYTLGFTRNDIGGASAASVVLLCVTLLLTVTVNYFRKRGDVR, encoded by the coding sequence ATGACCGCTACCGTGACCACCCCCGCGGCGCGCGGAGGCCGGCGCCCCACCAAGAAGGCCCTGGTGCCGTGGCTGTTCCTCGCACCGGGCCTGCTGCTCGCCCTCGTCTTCAAGTTCTGGCCGATGGCCAAGGGCGTCTGGCTCAGCTTCTTCGACGTGCGGCCCTTCCTCGGCGACAGGTGGACCGGCCTCGACAACTACACCCGGGTCCTGACCGACCACCGCTTCCAGGACGCCATCGGACACACCCTGGTCCTCGGCATCGGCCAGTCTTTGGGAGCCATCGTCCTCGGCTTCGTCCTCGCTCTGCTCCTGGAGGGCCAGGCCCGCTTGCTGAAGATCGTGCGGACCGCCGTCTTCCTGCCCGCCGTCACCGCGACCGCGGTCGTCGGTGAGCTGTGGCGGCTGATGTACTACCCGACCTCCGACGGCCTCCTCAACAGCGGCCTGAACCTCTTCGGGCTCGGCCCGGTCCAGTTCCTCGACAACCCGGACCTCGCGCTGTGGTCGACGATGGCCATGGGCATCTGGATCTGGGCCCCCTACAACATGGTCATCATCATGGCCGGCCTCGCGGGCGTCGACCGCTCGCTGTACGAGGCCGCCGCGATGGACGGAGTCTCCCTCTGGCAGCGGCTGCGGTACGTCACCCTGCCCGCGATCCGCCCCGCCCTCGGCATCGTCCTCACCCTCGCCGCGATCCGCGGACTGCGCGTCTTCACCGAGGTCTACGTCCTGACCGGCGGCGGCCCGGCCGGGTCCACCGAGGTCTGGATGACCCGCGCCTACACCCTCGGCTTCACCCGCAACGACATCGGCGGCGCTTCAGCGGCCTCCGTCGTACTGCTCTGCGTGACGCTGCTGCTCACCGTCACCGTCAACTACTTCCGCAAGAGGGGAGACGTGCGATGA
- a CDS encoding PPOX class F420-dependent oxidoreductase, with translation MDDTSTLDRLGAGKYLLITSFRKNGTSVATPVWVVRDGDALGAWSVTDSWKVKRIRKRADVLVGPCDVRGNPTGDQVPGTAEILDQSGTDAYRRLLARKYGVLGRLTLMGSRLRRGRTGTVGIRITLVNS, from the coding sequence ATGGACGACACCAGCACCCTGGACCGGCTCGGCGCGGGCAAATACCTGCTGATCACCAGCTTCCGCAAGAACGGCACGTCCGTCGCCACCCCGGTCTGGGTGGTGCGGGACGGGGACGCTCTCGGAGCCTGGTCGGTGACGGACTCCTGGAAGGTGAAGCGGATCCGCAAGCGGGCCGACGTCCTTGTCGGCCCCTGCGATGTCCGCGGCAATCCGACCGGCGACCAGGTCCCCGGTACCGCCGAGATCCTCGACCAGTCCGGGACCGACGCCTACCGGCGGCTCCTCGCCCGCAAGTACGGCGTGCTGGGCCGCCTCACCCTCATGGGCAGCCGGCTGCGGCGCGGCAGGACGGGCACGGTCGGGATCCGGATCACTCTCGTGAACAGCTGA
- a CDS encoding 5-dehydro-4-deoxyglucarate dehydratase — MKFQGVLFFPVTPFAADGTLDGERLAQHIEAGVAAGAGGVFVACGTGEFHALTPAEIGEATRIAVATTAGRVPVLAAAGGPVPAALDQAARIREAGADGILLLPPYLVTAPQQGLVRYAREVTSAARLPVIFYQRGTARLTEATAAEIASLPGVVGLKDGIGDLERMHRIVRTIRALPGGEDFAFFNGLPTAEMTAAAYQGVGVDLYSSAVFAFAPEIATAFHRALAEGDQALVTKLLDGFYGPLVELRDEVPGYAVALVKAGVTLRGLDVGGVRAPLLDPTPEHLARLAKLIDHGLEAVRA, encoded by the coding sequence ATGAAGTTCCAGGGAGTGCTGTTCTTTCCGGTGACGCCCTTCGCGGCGGACGGAACGCTGGACGGGGAACGCCTCGCCCAGCACATCGAGGCGGGGGTCGCCGCCGGTGCCGGCGGGGTGTTCGTCGCCTGCGGCACCGGCGAGTTCCACGCGCTGACGCCCGCCGAGATCGGGGAGGCGACCAGGATCGCGGTCGCCACGACCGCCGGGCGCGTCCCCGTGCTGGCCGCCGCGGGCGGTCCGGTGCCGGCCGCCCTCGACCAGGCCGCCCGTATCCGGGAGGCCGGCGCCGACGGCATCCTGCTGCTGCCGCCGTATCTGGTGACCGCACCGCAGCAGGGGCTCGTGCGGTACGCGCGGGAGGTGACGTCCGCGGCCCGGCTGCCGGTGATCTTCTACCAGCGCGGCACCGCCCGCCTCACCGAGGCCACGGCCGCGGAGATCGCGAGCCTGCCCGGGGTCGTCGGCCTCAAGGACGGCATCGGCGACCTGGAACGCATGCACCGCATCGTCCGTACGATCCGGGCGCTGCCCGGCGGCGAGGACTTCGCCTTCTTCAACGGCCTGCCCACCGCCGAGATGACGGCCGCCGCCTACCAGGGCGTCGGCGTCGACCTGTACTCGTCCGCCGTGTTCGCCTTCGCCCCGGAGATCGCCACCGCGTTCCACCGGGCGCTGGCGGAGGGCGACCAGGCTCTGGTCACCAAGCTCCTCGACGGGTTCTACGGCCCGCTCGTCGAACTCCGTGACGAGGTACCCGGATACGCGGTGGCGCTGGTCAAGGCCGGCGTGACCCTGCGGGGGCTGGACGTCGGCGGCGTACGGGCACCCCTGCTCGACCCGACGCCGGAACACCTTGCCCGGCTGGCGAAACTCATCGACCACGGTCTGGAGGCGGTCCGCGCATGA
- a CDS encoding glucarate dehydratase family protein: MSGTGTGTRIRELRITPIAFSDPPLLNADGVHEPLALRCVLQLVLENGTVGLGESPGGSARLERLQEAAKVVVGMDVFDTTAIAAAIDTVLRPAAPRSHDRGWATSAVEVACLDAQGKLLGRPVSDLLGGKVRDAVPFAAYLFYKWAEHPALDGRAAIGDEWGEALDPAGVVEQARLMQRRYGFTSFKLKGGVFPPDEEIAAMKALAEAFPGQPLRLDPNTAWTVETSKYVARELDGVIEYLEDPTATISGMAEVAKDAPMPLATNMCVIAWEHLRPAVEQNAIQVLLTDHHYWGGLRRTRQLAAVCEAFGIELSMHSNSHLGISLAAMTHVGAAIPNLAHSCDTHYPWNSADDVIVPGAIEVRDGAVKVPTGPGLGVELDPDALDRAHRRYLDSGIRDRDDTGYMQQIRPEYERLLPRW; encoded by the coding sequence ATGAGCGGCACCGGAACCGGCACGCGTATCCGCGAACTCCGCATCACCCCCATCGCGTTCAGTGACCCGCCCCTCCTCAACGCCGACGGGGTGCACGAACCGCTCGCCCTGCGCTGCGTCCTCCAACTCGTCCTGGAGAACGGCACGGTGGGCCTCGGAGAGTCGCCCGGAGGCAGTGCCCGTCTCGAACGGCTCCAGGAGGCGGCGAAGGTCGTCGTCGGCATGGACGTCTTCGACACGACCGCCATCGCCGCCGCGATCGACACCGTCCTGAGGCCTGCCGCGCCCCGGTCCCACGACCGGGGCTGGGCCACCTCGGCCGTCGAGGTGGCCTGCCTCGACGCCCAGGGCAAGCTGCTGGGCCGCCCGGTCAGCGACCTGCTCGGCGGCAAGGTCAGGGACGCCGTGCCCTTCGCCGCGTACCTCTTCTACAAGTGGGCCGAACACCCGGCCCTCGACGGCCGTGCGGCCATCGGCGACGAGTGGGGCGAGGCCCTCGACCCGGCCGGGGTCGTCGAACAGGCCCGGCTGATGCAACGACGGTACGGATTCACCTCGTTCAAGCTCAAGGGCGGTGTCTTCCCGCCCGACGAGGAGATCGCCGCGATGAAGGCGCTCGCGGAGGCCTTCCCCGGACAGCCGCTGCGCCTCGACCCCAACACGGCCTGGACGGTGGAGACCTCCAAGTACGTCGCCCGTGAACTCGACGGCGTCATCGAGTACTTGGAGGACCCGACCGCCACCATCTCCGGCATGGCCGAGGTCGCCAAGGACGCGCCGATGCCGCTCGCCACCAACATGTGCGTGATCGCCTGGGAACATCTGCGCCCCGCCGTCGAACAGAACGCGATCCAGGTCCTCCTCACCGACCACCACTACTGGGGCGGACTCCGTAGGACCCGTCAACTCGCCGCCGTCTGCGAGGCGTTCGGCATCGAGCTGTCCATGCACTCCAACTCGCACCTGGGCATCAGCCTCGCCGCGATGACCCACGTCGGCGCCGCCATCCCCAACCTCGCGCACTCCTGCGACACGCACTACCCGTGGAACTCGGCCGACGACGTGATCGTCCCCGGCGCCATCGAGGTCCGCGACGGCGCCGTGAAGGTGCCGACCGGCCCCGGCCTGGGTGTCGAACTCGACCCCGACGCCCTCGACCGGGCCCACCGCCGCTACCTCGACTCCGGGATACGGGACCGCGACGACACCGGGTACATGCAACAGATCCGGCCGGAGTACGAGCGGCTGCTGCCCCGCTGGTGA